The following are encoded together in the Drosophila takahashii strain IR98-3 E-12201 chromosome X, DtakHiC1v2, whole genome shotgun sequence genome:
- the Appl gene encoding amyloid-beta-like protein isoform X5 has translation MCAALRRNLLLRSLWVVLAIGTAQVQAASPRWEPQIAVLCEAGQIYQPQYLSEEGRWMTDLSKKTTGATCLRDKMDLLDYCKKAYPNRDITNIVESSHYQKIGGWCRQGALNAAKCKGSHRWIKPFRCLEGPFQSDALLVPEGCLFDHIHNASRCWPFVRWNQTGAAACQERGMQMRSFAMLLPCGISVFSGVEFVCCPKHFKTDEIHVKKTDLPVMPPAQITSANDELMVNDEDDSNDSNYSKDANDDELDDEDDLMGDDEEDEMVADEAAAGGGSPSTGSTGDANSGSLDDINAEYDSGEEGDNYEEDGAGSEGEAEGETSWDQSGGSKVVTLKSGASASVPSSGPVSVSASSEKTPAKSSDLVTSTPQLSAAAAAAAAAAAASVNSGNSGVGSSNGGGGAPPSTAQPTSDPYFTHFDPHYEHQSYKVSQKRLEESHREKVTRVMKDWSDLEEKYQDMRLADPKAAQSFKQRMTARFQTSVQALEEEGNAEKHQLAAMHQQRVLAHINQRKREAMTCYTQALTEQPPNAHHVEKCLQKLLRALHKDRAHALAHYRHLLNSGGPGGLEAAASERPRTLERLIDIDRAVNQSMTMLKRYPELSAKIAQLMNDYILALRSKDDIPGSSLGMSEEAEAGILDKYRIEIERKVAEKERLRLAEKQRKEQRAAEREKLREEKLRMEAKKVDDMLKSQAAEQQQQSQQQQQQSNAQSSTQSQAQQQQQEKSLSSKELGLDGGLVTAANLNLDTTKSEKELSDTEYAEATVSSTKVQTVLPTVDDDAVQRAVEDVAAAVAHQEAEPQVQHFMTHDLGHRESVFELRRQLVPHLPKAYPLSLSPLSLQSFSLRREFAQHAHAAKEGRNVYFTLSFAGIALMAAVFVGVAVAKWRTSRSPHAQGFIEVDQNVTTHHPIVQEEKIVPNMQINGYENPTYKYFEVKE, from the exons gCCTATCCCAATCGAGACATTACGAACATTGTCGAGTCATCCCACTACCAGAAGATCGGCGGCTGGTGTCGTCAGGGTGCTCTAAATGCGGCCAAGTGCAAGGGCTCCCACCGCTGGATCAAGCCATTCCGCTGTCTCG AAGGACCATTCCAATCGGACGCCCTGCTGGTTCCCGAGGGCTGCCTCTTCGATCACATCCACAACGCCTCACGCTGCTGGCCCTTCGTGAGGTGGAACCAAACCGGAGCGGCCGCTTGCCAGGAGCGCGGAATGCAGATGCGCAGCTTCGCCATGCTCCTGCCCTGCGGCATCTCGGTCTTCTCCGGCGTGGAGTTCGTCTGCTGTCCCAAGCACTTCAAGA CTGATGAAATCCATGTGAAAAAGACCGACCTGCCGGTGATGCCACCAGCCCAGATCACCAGTGCCAACGACGAACTGATGGTGAATGACGAGGACGATAGCAATGACTCGAATTACTCAAAGGATGCCAATGACGACGAGCTGGACGATGAGGATGATCTGATGGGCGATGATGAGGAGGACGAGATGGTGGCGGATGAGGCAGCTGCCGGGGGAGGAAGTCCCAGCACCGGATCGACTGGCGATGCAAATAGCGGATCTCTGGATGATATAAATGCGGAATACGATAGCGGCGAGGAGGGTGACAACTACGAGGAGGATGGAGCTGGTTCCGAGGGCGAAGCCGAGGGTGAGACCTCCTGGGATCAGAGCGGAGGATCTAAGGTGGTGACCCTAAAGAGTGGTGCCTCCGCCTCGGTGCCGTCTAGTGGTCCGGTTTCAGTTTCTGCCTCATCTGAAAAGACGCCCGCAAAATCCTCTGATTTGGTCACGAGCACTCCTCAGctttccgccgccgccgccgcagccgccgcagctgctgcagcatcTGTGAACTCTGGAAACTCGGGAGTAGGATCTTCtaacggaggaggaggagccccACCATCCACCGCACAGCCCACCTCGGACCCATACTTCACCCACTTTGATCCGCACTATGAGCACCAGAGCTACAAAGTAAGTCAGAAA CGCCTTGAGGAATCGCATCGCGAGAAGGTCACGCGCGTGATGAAGGACTGGTCGGATCTGGAGGAGAAGTACCAGGATATGCGCTTGGCGGACCCCAAGGCAGCCCAATCCTTTAAGCAGCGGATGACGGCTCGCTTCCAG ACTTCTGTTCAGGCACTCGAGGAAGAAGGCAACGCCGAGAAGCACCAGCTGGCCGCCATGCACCAGCAGCGCGTTTTGGCCCACATCAACCAGCGGAAGCGGGAGGCCATGACCTGCTACACCCAGGCCCTCACCGAACAGCCCCCGAAC GCCCACCATGTTGAGAAGTGCCTGCAAAAGTTGCTGCGCGCCCTGCACAAGGACCGTGCCCATGCTCTGGCCCACTACCGCCACCTGTTGAACTCTGGAGGACCCGGTGGCCTGGAGGCGGCTGCCTCGGAGCGACCACGCACTCTGGAGCGCCTGATCGACATCGATCGTGCTGTCAATCAGTCGATGACCATGCTCAAGCGCTACCCGGAGCTATCGGCCAAGATTGCCCAGCTGATGAACGATTATATTTTGGCATTGCGCAGCAAGGACGACATTCCCGGCTCGTCGCTGGGCATGAGCGAGGAGGCGGAGGCCGGCATTCTGGACAAGTACCGCATCGAGATCGAGCGCAAGGTGGCCGAGAAGGAGCGACTCCGGCTGGCCGAAAAGCAGCGCAAGGAGCAGCGGGCCGCCGAGCGGGAGAAATTGCGCGAGGAGAAGCTGCGTATGGAGGCCAAGAAGGTGGACGACATGCTCAAGTCGCAGGCGgccgaacagcagcagcaatcgcagcagcagcagcagcagtccaaTGCCCAGTCGTCGACCCAATCGCaggcgcaacagcagcagcaggagaagAGCCTCAGCAGCAAGGAGCTGGGTCTCGATGGCGGATTGGTCACAGCGGCCAATCTTAACTTGGACACCACCAAGAGCGAGAAGGAGCTGTCGGATACCGAGTACGCCGAGGCAACAGTAAG CAGCACCAAGGTGCAGACCGTGCTGCCAACGGTCGACGATGATGCCGTCCAGCGGGCGGTGGAGGATGTGGCCGCTGCCGTTGCTCACCAGGAGGCCGAGCCGCAGGTGCAGCACTTCATGACCCACGATCTGGGCCACCGCGAATCGGTATTTGAGCTGCGGCGCCAACTCGTACCGCATTTGCCTAAAGCCTatcccctctctctctctcccctCTCGTTGCAGAGCTTCTCGCTGCGTCGCGAGTTCGCGCAGCATGCGCACGCGGCCAAGGAGGGCCGCAATGTCTACTTCACGCTCTCCTTCGCCGGCATCGCCCTCATGGCGGCCGTctttgtgggcgtggccgtggCCAAATGGCGGACATCGCGCTCGCCGCACGCCCAGGGCTTCATTGAGGTCGATCAG AACGTGACCACACACCATCCCATCGTCCAGGAGGAGAAGATCGTGCCCAACATGCAGATCAATGGGTACGAGAATCCGACCTACAAATATTTCGAAGTGAAAGAGTAA